One Paraburkholderia flagellata genomic window carries:
- a CDS encoding MFS transporter — MKTNSTPFESTEGGSNVGASAVGKAAWIVLGSAFVGWMFDAMDLYLFTMIMVPALHDLLGASQGSVMQIGGLIVGAKLFCWGIGGILFGIAADRFGRARVMLGTMLIYSVFTAAGAFSHNWHQLLLFQMLAGFGIGGEWAAGAALVVETWPEKHRAKAVQVMQVANVVGLVAASALAIFLSGAGWRWMLGVGAAPAVASLGLRLITPESARWEQSHAAVIRHAGPRMGSISEIFGRPLLRRTVVGTLISSAMMIGSWGASILFPTLLREFFPHAGNAEFTRQTGIAFMSTNVGAVLGYASTLLVVSLVPRISRRAVYAVFCAGAWIAVVALFGVAKTLMTFYLAMLGFGFFAMGGFGIVALYLTELFPLHVRATGQGFTWNAARLFTALGPLLVSSASINLGFRAVGIGIASVFAVGLIAIVFGPETGERTTRTFEARNTRSFVDIDT, encoded by the coding sequence ATGAAGACGAACTCGACTCCGTTTGAGTCGACAGAAGGCGGGAGCAATGTCGGTGCTTCGGCCGTAGGAAAGGCAGCCTGGATAGTGCTCGGGTCGGCGTTTGTGGGTTGGATGTTCGATGCGATGGATCTCTACCTTTTCACCATGATCATGGTGCCGGCCCTTCATGACCTGCTTGGGGCGTCACAGGGCAGCGTGATGCAGATCGGGGGGCTCATTGTCGGCGCGAAACTGTTTTGTTGGGGGATCGGCGGCATTCTGTTTGGCATCGCGGCCGACCGGTTTGGGCGGGCGCGAGTGATGCTCGGCACGATGCTGATTTACTCGGTATTTACGGCGGCCGGTGCCTTCTCGCACAACTGGCACCAACTTCTTTTGTTTCAGATGCTGGCGGGCTTCGGCATCGGGGGGGAGTGGGCTGCGGGCGCCGCGCTGGTTGTGGAGACCTGGCCGGAAAAGCACAGGGCAAAGGCGGTCCAGGTGATGCAGGTTGCCAATGTAGTCGGGCTAGTCGCTGCCTCCGCGCTTGCGATCTTTCTTTCAGGTGCGGGATGGCGTTGGATGCTTGGTGTCGGAGCGGCACCGGCAGTTGCGAGCCTTGGCCTGCGGCTCATCACACCAGAATCGGCTCGTTGGGAGCAGTCACATGCGGCCGTAATTCGTCACGCAGGGCCCAGAATGGGCTCGATATCCGAGATATTTGGCCGTCCGTTGCTTCGTCGAACCGTTGTAGGGACGCTCATTTCTTCGGCAATGATGATCGGTAGCTGGGGCGCGTCGATTCTCTTTCCCACTTTGCTGAGAGAGTTTTTCCCCCATGCCGGCAACGCAGAATTCACCAGGCAAACGGGCATCGCTTTCATGTCGACCAACGTCGGCGCGGTACTTGGATACGCTTCGACACTGCTTGTGGTCAGTCTGGTGCCTCGTATTTCCAGACGGGCGGTCTATGCCGTGTTTTGTGCTGGCGCCTGGATTGCGGTCGTTGCACTTTTCGGTGTTGCGAAGACCCTGATGACGTTCTATCTCGCCATGCTTGGATTCGGCTTTTTCGCAATGGGAGGATTCGGGATCGTCGCGCTGTACCTGACCGAACTCTTTCCGCTCCATGTTCGCGCCACGGGGCAGGGATTCACGTGGAATGCGGCACGTCTATTTACCGCACTTGGACCTTTGCTAGTGTCCTCTGCTTCGATAAATCTGGGATTTCGTGCGGTCGGAATCGGTATCGCTTCCGTATTTGCAGTGGGGCTGATCGCCATTGTCTTTGGCCCGGAAACTGGCGAACGAACAACACGTACGTTCGAAGCGCGCAACACAAGAAGCTTCGTGGATATCGATACATGA
- a CDS encoding SRPBCC family protein: MEIVNHFSVDSTIENAWKALLDVPLVVSCFPGATLTDTLGEDSYKGRIRVKLGPIAMEFAGTVTLSASSTDGYTATVKATWQETRNRGSATTETTFSLARLSDAGGTQVDVRTAVQMAGQVAQYGRGVGIINAVAEQMVRQFAANLQGKLADHPAAATEAYRVDADSSASESPGEGHPLVVKRRRDKAADSTNEISVLGILWRTLTSKCRQWFVRLHSS; this comes from the coding sequence ATGGAAATCGTAAATCACTTTTCGGTCGACTCGACTATCGAGAACGCCTGGAAGGCATTACTCGATGTGCCGTTGGTCGTATCCTGCTTTCCGGGTGCGACGCTCACCGATACCCTTGGTGAAGATTCGTATAAAGGGCGGATTCGCGTCAAGCTGGGTCCAATTGCGATGGAATTCGCCGGCACGGTCACTTTGAGTGCATCGTCAACAGACGGGTATACGGCGACCGTCAAAGCCACATGGCAGGAAACGAGGAACCGCGGATCGGCCACGACGGAGACCACGTTTTCTCTTGCTCGACTCAGCGACGCCGGCGGCACACAGGTCGACGTTCGCACCGCTGTACAGATGGCAGGGCAGGTCGCGCAGTATGGACGCGGGGTCGGCATCATAAATGCCGTAGCGGAACAGATGGTGCGTCAATTCGCGGCTAATTTGCAGGGGAAACTCGCAGATCATCCGGCTGCAGCGACTGAGGCGTATCGAGTCGACGCAGATTCGTCCGCTTCAGAATCCCCTGGAGAAGGGCACCCCTTGGTGGTGAAACGCCGTCGCGACAAAGCTGCGGACTCAACGAACGAGATCTCCGTGCTCGGAATATTGTGGAGAACGCTGACCTCGAAATGCAGGCAGTGGTTCGTCAGGCTGCATTCCTCATAG